From a region of the Pontixanthobacter gangjinensis genome:
- a CDS encoding chemotaxis protein CheW, translated as MIGELIVMIEIAGRRAAIPAVEVQSVIELDQIYPVPQAPAHVTGLTAMRSQSLTVIDCHRALQQSGDASHGERSPVVEIGGHLYALQVDLVDDVIPAQSEIMPIKGGFGENWQRVARGMVETDRGPALLIDIKALVAGPQFAHAA; from the coding sequence ATGATAGGCGAATTGATTGTAATGATCGAAATAGCTGGGCGGCGAGCCGCAATTCCAGCCGTCGAGGTTCAATCCGTGATTGAACTGGATCAGATATATCCGGTGCCGCAAGCCCCGGCGCATGTCACCGGCCTGACCGCCATGCGCAGCCAGTCGCTGACAGTAATCGATTGCCACCGCGCCTTGCAGCAATCCGGTGATGCCAGCCATGGCGAGCGTTCGCCAGTCGTGGAAATTGGCGGGCATCTTTATGCATTACAAGTTGATTTGGTCGACGATGTGATTCCAGCCCAATCTGAAATCATGCCGATCAAAGGCGGATTTGGCGAGAATTGGCAGCGCGTCGCACGCGGAATGGTCGAAACCGATCGCGGACCAGCGCTGCTCATAGATATTAAGGCGCTGGTCGCCGGTCCGCAATTTGCTCACGCGGCTTAA
- a CDS encoding chemotaxis protein CheA — translation MDDLLADFVAETREMLEAIGGELVAWESDPSDRSRLDSIFRFVHTVKGNCGFFDFPRLEKLSHAAEGALAEARAGHRKPDSRFVSAVLAVIDRITHMTNAIEAGNPMPKQGDEFLIAALAPDAADSDDRPVMAASETGGKPAEHGAAAPRSIRLPVELLDRVMSGVSDMVLARNDLARRLRDAGNEPTLDGPFERLSGILTDVRDAITRMRMQRIEHLYNALPRLVRDLSAELGKQVMVDFDGGSVELDREMIEMIRDPVTHLIRNAIDHGIEKPSDRIAKGKREIGMLAIAARQSGNRITITISDDGGGLNADKIGRKAVSSELITQADLDAMPAEAVTNLIFEAGLSTADEVSAISGRGVGMDVVRANIEKIGGTISVASHPGEGTIFYLQIPLTLSIISALTVSVGGQRFAIPQSYVEEIAHGASSSVHFSQVGDTDLVTFRDRRIPCLTLNNVLGVNPRSAGPDQRLVLLMLGSGDLFALAVDKIHDQEDLVIKPLAPEVMHTGTYAGTTLLDDGSPVLMLDIPTIASRNGLVNDVRMRPSQAAPAQDAVTQESSRTLMSFTGFDGRVRAMGMELVARIDQVPAEAFDFDGERANVVIDGQIMTLVGASSDNIQDSKVKILRLSDSDCELAYAVAELGESLIVTGELTPCDTDAEVEGIALIDGQPVPVIDGYRLFGLHGRASVPQEVLVCRLPEDDAWAQRMLAPLVTSAGYRISSGDEEADVTIAIADRDAEPSETARGATIMLHTDLTGSEPAAGSVYRYDRAALIGALNTVRTTKSRKRA, via the coding sequence ATGGATGACCTGCTCGCAGATTTTGTCGCGGAAACGCGCGAGATGCTTGAAGCAATTGGAGGCGAACTTGTCGCATGGGAATCCGACCCATCTGACCGGTCGCGCCTCGATTCCATTTTCCGCTTCGTCCATACGGTAAAGGGCAATTGTGGCTTCTTCGACTTTCCCCGCCTCGAAAAGCTAAGCCATGCTGCCGAAGGCGCGTTGGCCGAAGCACGTGCTGGCCACCGCAAGCCAGATAGCCGTTTTGTGTCAGCAGTGCTCGCGGTAATCGATCGCATCACCCATATGACCAACGCTATAGAAGCCGGAAATCCGATGCCGAAACAGGGTGACGAATTCCTGATTGCCGCACTTGCCCCGGATGCAGCAGATTCTGATGACAGGCCGGTAATGGCGGCGTCGGAAACTGGCGGTAAGCCTGCTGAACATGGCGCAGCAGCCCCTCGATCGATCCGTCTACCGGTCGAATTGCTCGACCGCGTGATGAGCGGTGTTTCCGATATGGTGCTGGCCCGCAACGACCTCGCCCGCCGTCTGCGCGATGCGGGCAATGAACCTACGTTAGACGGTCCGTTTGAACGCCTGTCAGGCATTTTGACCGATGTCCGCGATGCGATCACCCGGATGCGTATGCAGCGAATAGAGCATCTGTATAATGCCTTGCCGCGGCTTGTCCGCGATTTGTCTGCCGAATTGGGCAAACAAGTCATGGTTGATTTCGATGGCGGAAGTGTCGAACTTGACCGCGAGATGATCGAGATGATCCGCGATCCTGTCACCCATCTGATCCGCAATGCAATTGACCACGGTATCGAAAAACCATCCGACCGGATTGCCAAGGGCAAGAGGGAAATTGGCATGTTGGCGATTGCTGCGCGCCAATCGGGAAACCGTATCACGATCACTATTTCCGATGATGGCGGCGGCCTCAACGCCGACAAGATCGGTCGCAAGGCGGTTTCATCAGAATTAATCACGCAAGCAGATCTTGACGCAATGCCGGCGGAGGCGGTGACCAATCTGATATTCGAAGCGGGTCTTTCGACCGCCGACGAAGTCAGCGCAATTTCAGGTCGCGGTGTCGGAATGGATGTCGTCCGCGCCAATATCGAGAAAATTGGCGGGACTATTTCGGTCGCCTCGCACCCAGGCGAAGGGACGATCTTCTATCTCCAGATTCCTTTGACGCTCAGCATTATCTCTGCGCTGACAGTGAGTGTTGGCGGTCAACGATTTGCCATTCCGCAATCCTATGTCGAAGAAATTGCACATGGGGCGTCAAGCTCGGTCCACTTCTCCCAAGTAGGGGACACCGATCTAGTCACTTTCCGCGATCGCCGCATTCCGTGCCTCACTTTAAACAACGTGCTCGGCGTAAATCCGCGTTCAGCTGGTCCGGACCAAAGGCTGGTGCTGTTGATGCTGGGCAGCGGCGATTTATTCGCACTGGCGGTCGACAAAATCCACGATCAGGAAGATCTGGTAATCAAGCCACTTGCCCCCGAGGTAATGCATACGGGCACCTACGCCGGTACGACATTGCTCGATGATGGCAGCCCGGTTTTGATGCTGGATATTCCGACAATCGCCAGCCGGAACGGGTTGGTGAATGATGTTCGAATGCGCCCTTCGCAAGCGGCACCGGCGCAAGATGCGGTAACGCAGGAAAGCAGCCGAACTTTGATGAGCTTTACCGGCTTTGATGGGCGAGTCCGCGCGATGGGTATGGAATTGGTTGCGCGCATTGATCAGGTCCCGGCGGAAGCTTTCGACTTCGACGGAGAGCGTGCAAATGTCGTTATCGACGGGCAGATTATGACGCTGGTTGGCGCAAGCAGCGACAATATCCAGGACAGCAAAGTCAAAATACTGCGCCTCTCGGACAGCGATTGTGAGCTGGCCTATGCGGTTGCCGAACTGGGAGAATCACTGATAGTAACCGGCGAATTGACACCCTGCGATACCGATGCCGAAGTGGAAGGAATCGCCTTGATAGACGGGCAACCTGTGCCGGTTATCGATGGCTATCGGCTGTTCGGACTGCATGGCCGTGCATCAGTTCCACAAGAGGTTTTGGTTTGCCGCCTGCCCGAAGACGACGCTTGGGCGCAGCGTATGCTCGCTCCGCTTGTTACCTCGGCAGGATACCGCATTTCATCAGGTGATGAAGAAGCCGATGTGACAATCGCAATAGCGGACCGGGATGCGGAACCTTCTGAAACTGCGCGCGGAGCGACCATTATGCTCCACACAGATTTGACCGGTTCCGAACCTGCAGCTGGTTCGGTCTACCGTTATGACCGCGCAGCACTGATTGGCGCGCTCAACACCGTGCGAACCACCAAATCGAGGAAGCGCGCATGA
- the cheB gene encoding chemotaxis-specific protein-glutamate methyltransferase CheB: protein MKTTRVMVVDDSLTVRSILARLIGAEPDLEIVATASSAELALKELRKSPADVVLLDLEMPGIGGLNALPEILSTNDRTQVLVVSSLTQDGAEHSLTALSMGAADTMPKPRAGEFGKEYCSALFAKIRALGPHEDAPRTTLATSITAPFKPLLVSNKRPELLAIGASTGGIHAMCILLRNLPAHFNLPILVTQHLPGSFMQVFARQLELASSRKAVIAENGTRIEGGGIFVAPGDGHLNIYRTGDGLTAKITRQTMPSGCLPSVDPMLESAAQATEGRTLAIILSGMGRDGSSGARVLADSGGTIFAQDQQSSAVWGMPGAVSKSGIASAIQPPEKLAESIMAHVGASAWK, encoded by the coding sequence TTGAAGACTACACGGGTGATGGTGGTCGACGATAGCCTGACCGTGCGATCAATTCTCGCGCGGTTGATTGGTGCCGAGCCCGATCTTGAAATTGTCGCGACGGCAAGTAGTGCAGAATTGGCATTGAAGGAGCTCCGCAAGAGCCCCGCCGATGTTGTCTTGCTTGATCTGGAGATGCCGGGGATTGGCGGACTAAACGCGCTACCCGAAATACTCTCCACTAACGACCGGACGCAGGTTCTGGTGGTATCCTCACTCACTCAGGACGGGGCAGAACACAGCCTAACTGCGCTGTCGATGGGTGCGGCAGACACTATGCCTAAGCCTCGCGCGGGCGAGTTTGGCAAAGAATATTGTTCAGCCTTGTTTGCTAAAATCCGCGCTTTGGGACCACACGAAGACGCCCCGCGAACCACCCTAGCGACTAGTATCACCGCCCCCTTCAAACCTCTACTTGTCAGTAACAAACGCCCTGAGCTTTTGGCCATCGGCGCATCCACTGGCGGAATTCATGCGATGTGTATCCTGCTTCGCAACTTGCCAGCCCACTTCAATTTGCCGATATTGGTCACCCAGCATTTGCCCGGTTCATTTATGCAGGTATTCGCCCGCCAGCTCGAGTTGGCGTCTTCGCGAAAAGCAGTCATCGCCGAAAATGGAACCCGTATCGAAGGCGGCGGAATTTTTGTGGCGCCGGGTGACGGCCATTTGAATATCTATCGCACCGGCGACGGCTTGACAGCCAAAATTACCCGCCAAACTATGCCGAGCGGGTGCCTGCCATCGGTTGACCCTATGCTGGAAAGCGCAGCGCAGGCTACAGAAGGTCGTACACTCGCCATCATTCTGTCGGGAATGGGGCGTGATGGTTCAAGCGGTGCACGCGTTTTGGCTGACAGCGGCGGCACAATCTTTGCTCAGGATCAGCAAAGCTCCGCAGTTTGGGGGATGCCCGGCGCAGTTTCCAAAAGCGGCATCGCCAGCGCCATTCAACCGCCCGAAAAACTGGCTGAAAGCATAATGGCACATGTAGGGGCGTCCGCATGGAAGTGA
- a CDS encoding (2Fe-2S)-binding protein → MPRMTVNDQPVEFEINPDTPLLWALRDAANLTGTKYGCGVGDCGACMVIVDGEALRSCLITIAEAEGRFITTIEGLSRDRSHPVQQAMVAEQAIQCGFCTPGIVMSGAALIAKNAAPTKAEIEQAIPNLCRCGVYPRLVKAIQRAGRVARRSETISAAPAPGISAQDAAQTVPAIVSPEAVAADETE, encoded by the coding sequence ATGCCGCGGATGACGGTCAACGATCAACCGGTCGAGTTCGAAATAAACCCCGATACCCCGCTGTTGTGGGCGCTGCGCGATGCCGCCAATCTGACCGGCACCAAATATGGCTGCGGCGTAGGCGATTGCGGCGCATGCATGGTGATTGTTGATGGTGAGGCGCTGCGCAGTTGCCTGATCACAATCGCAGAGGCGGAGGGCCGGTTCATCACCACAATCGAGGGGCTGAGCCGCGACCGTTCGCATCCGGTGCAGCAGGCGATGGTTGCCGAACAGGCGATCCAATGCGGTTTCTGCACGCCTGGTATCGTCATGTCCGGAGCGGCTCTGATCGCAAAAAATGCCGCGCCTACAAAGGCAGAAATCGAACAAGCGATCCCCAATCTTTGCCGCTGCGGCGTCTACCCCCGTCTGGTCAAGGCAATCCAGCGGGCAGGGCGGGTTGCGCGCCGAAGCGAAACGATCAGCGCCGCGCCAGCACCGGGCATTAGCGCGCAGGATGCCGCACAAACGGTCCCTGCAATCGTCTCGCCAGAGGCTGTAGCCGCTGACGAGACCGAATAA
- a CDS encoding TonB-dependent receptor, which yields MLYITSRSALLAGAALALPIAPALAGENLDLDREYLPSDIVVLGEVDGYGSDDGSSATKTPTPLIKVPQTVQVITEDQLEDQAITQLGEALAYVPGVSIETGEGHRDEVFIRGQETTADFYLDGLRDDAQYYRSLYNVSRIEILKGANALIFGRGGGGGVVNRVSKNANILDRFANFDGSADSFGAFSVSADLNQPLGSTVAGRLNATYEEFDSHRDFYEGRFIGFSPSIAAELGPDTRLTAHYTYDDDKRVTDRGVPSLGGLPVSGFDKTFFGVPGFNASRSKVHIARSRIDHGFSDALSANASVQYANYDKIYSNILPTGADGTNVSLSGYRDFTQRENLIGQANLVWNVDTGNIAHTILAGMEASSQSTQNGRFGVTLSQNSVPLALDFAYPSVTVNGLSRSRDSDLSVVSGYIQDQIEFGDYVEFIAGLRWERFDLETTDLISGAEIARTDTMVSPRFGLVVKPSETLSFYASHSQSYLPQAGDQFLILSPGTAAFEPEKFTNYEVGAKWLVKPSLFMTASLFRLDRTNTRAPDPANTGLTVQIGESRVEGFELSLVGDITPNWSANIGYTYLDGEITTTSNFAAAGTRLQQLPKHQFTAWNHVSITKKFDIGLGAIHRGQQFTSFSNAVVLPSYWRFDAAAFYEVSDTVSVQINVENLFDKRYYASAHGDNNIQPAEPFSVRFGIRVKM from the coding sequence ATGCTTTACATCACCTCCCGATCTGCCCTGTTGGCCGGAGCGGCGCTCGCCCTTCCCATTGCTCCTGCTCTTGCCGGGGAAAATTTAGATCTGGACCGCGAATATTTGCCCAGCGACATTGTCGTTTTGGGTGAAGTGGACGGATATGGCAGTGATGACGGTTCGAGCGCGACGAAGACACCAACGCCGCTGATCAAAGTTCCGCAAACGGTCCAAGTCATTACTGAAGACCAGTTGGAAGATCAGGCGATCACGCAGCTGGGTGAGGCGCTTGCTTATGTTCCCGGTGTCAGCATCGAAACCGGCGAAGGCCACCGCGACGAAGTATTTATTCGCGGGCAGGAAACAACGGCTGATTTCTATCTCGATGGATTACGCGATGACGCGCAATATTATCGTTCGCTATATAACGTGTCGCGGATCGAAATCCTGAAGGGCGCAAACGCGCTGATATTCGGGCGCGGCGGCGGCGGCGGTGTGGTCAACCGTGTCAGCAAGAACGCGAATATTCTGGACCGCTTTGCCAATTTTGATGGCTCGGCTGACAGCTTCGGCGCTTTCTCTGTCTCGGCAGACCTCAACCAGCCGCTTGGCAGCACTGTGGCGGGAAGGTTGAACGCGACCTACGAAGAATTTGATAGCCACCGCGATTTCTATGAGGGCCGTTTCATTGGCTTTTCGCCCAGCATCGCCGCAGAACTCGGCCCAGATACAAGGTTGACCGCGCATTACACCTATGATGACGACAAGCGCGTGACCGACCGGGGCGTGCCCTCGCTCGGCGGCCTGCCCGTGTCTGGCTTTGACAAAACCTTCTTCGGAGTGCCCGGCTTCAACGCCAGCCGGTCCAAGGTGCATATTGCGCGCAGCCGTATCGACCACGGCTTTTCCGACGCGCTTTCTGCCAATGCGTCAGTGCAATATGCCAATTACGACAAGATCTATTCCAATATTCTTCCCACTGGCGCCGATGGCACGAATGTCAGCCTGAGCGGATATCGCGACTTTACCCAGCGCGAGAATCTCATCGGTCAGGCCAATCTGGTTTGGAATGTCGATACTGGCAACATCGCGCACACAATCCTGGCCGGCATGGAGGCAAGCAGCCAGAGCACGCAAAATGGCCGCTTTGGTGTGACCTTAAGCCAGAACAGCGTGCCCTTGGCACTTGATTTTGCCTATCCGTCCGTCACCGTAAACGGATTGAGCCGTAGCCGCGACAGCGATTTGTCGGTTGTGTCTGGGTACATCCAGGACCAAATCGAATTTGGCGATTACGTGGAATTCATCGCAGGCCTGCGGTGGGAACGGTTCGATCTGGAAACGACCGATTTGATTTCCGGCGCTGAAATCGCACGCACCGACACGATGGTCAGCCCGCGTTTTGGATTGGTGGTGAAACCTAGCGAGACATTGTCTTTCTATGCCAGCCATTCGCAAAGCTACCTGCCGCAAGCGGGCGATCAGTTCCTGATTTTGTCACCGGGCACAGCAGCATTCGAGCCGGAGAAATTCACCAATTACGAAGTGGGCGCGAAATGGCTGGTCAAACCTTCGCTGTTCATGACCGCTTCGCTGTTCCGGCTCGACCGGACCAACACGCGCGCTCCCGATCCTGCCAACACTGGTCTGACCGTGCAAATTGGTGAGAGCCGGGTTGAAGGATTCGAGCTAAGCCTGGTCGGCGACATCACACCGAATTGGTCGGCTAATATCGGCTACACCTATCTTGACGGCGAGATCACTACGACTAGCAATTTTGCTGCCGCCGGCACTCGCTTGCAACAATTGCCGAAGCATCAGTTCACCGCGTGGAACCATGTTTCGATAACGAAAAAGTTTGATATTGGGCTAGGCGCTATCCATCGCGGCCAGCAGTTCACCTCATTCAGCAATGCGGTAGTCTTACCGAGTTACTGGCGGTTTGATGCAGCCGCATTTTATGAGGTGTCAGACACGGTCTCGGTGCAAATCAATGTCGAGAACCTGTTCGACAAACGCTATTACGCCAGCGCGCATGGGGACAACAATATCCAGCCCGCCGAGCCGTTCAGCGTCCGGTTCGGCATTCGCGTAAAGATGTAG
- a CDS encoding MATE family efflux transporter, whose translation MSEDAKLTRGDIRGHLVTQTAPMIIGVAAVLSIGLVDSYFIGQLGGQELAAISFIFPIGVALSSLGIGISVGINSVVSRSLGAGDREQASSRANFGIAFAAVMGAIMALALFLLLNPIFALMQADDELLPIIRSYMVPYACGFPLLLLIMGLNGVLRGQGEARKTSYISLTYAAANWVLDPILITGAFGIGGFGVEGAAYASVAGWLIAVIFGFSLLNGTKLPFKMSKLRDCQIVPSLKAIGSVAAPAAFSNAINPVGLAVLTALIAAQGQAAVAGFGAAGRLQSFAVVPMLALSGAIGAIVGQNWGANKPERARQAMRWAGGFSLIYGLVVATILFAAGEWFADFFTEDPAIIEEFASYLSIAAWGYAGYGLLVVSNGALNAVGKAGWALLQSAARVFLIMMPVAWLLRPSWGSQAIYTAELAANGVGGISAVVIVWWVLRSKTN comes from the coding sequence ATGAGCGAGGACGCAAAACTTACACGCGGAGATATTCGCGGGCACCTCGTCACCCAGACTGCACCGATGATTATTGGCGTCGCCGCCGTGCTGTCGATTGGCTTGGTGGATTCCTATTTCATCGGGCAACTCGGCGGTCAGGAACTGGCTGCGATCTCGTTTATCTTCCCGATCGGCGTTGCGCTTAGCAGCCTTGGGATCGGGATCTCGGTCGGAATTAATTCGGTCGTGTCCCGGTCGCTTGGCGCCGGCGACCGGGAGCAAGCCAGCAGCCGCGCCAATTTCGGCATTGCATTTGCAGCGGTGATGGGTGCGATCATGGCGCTCGCGCTGTTTTTGCTGCTCAACCCGATCTTTGCCCTGATGCAAGCCGATGACGAACTGTTGCCAATTATCCGATCATATATGGTGCCCTATGCGTGCGGTTTTCCGCTGCTGCTGCTCATCATGGGGTTAAATGGCGTGCTGCGCGGTCAGGGCGAGGCGCGCAAGACGTCCTATATCTCGTTGACCTATGCAGCGGCCAATTGGGTGCTCGACCCGATCCTGATTACCGGCGCGTTCGGGATCGGCGGCTTTGGCGTGGAAGGCGCGGCTTACGCATCAGTTGCCGGATGGCTGATCGCGGTAATCTTTGGTTTTTCCCTGCTGAACGGAACCAAGCTACCCTTTAAAATGTCGAAATTGCGCGATTGCCAGATTGTGCCTTCGCTCAAGGCAATCGGCAGCGTTGCGGCGCCCGCTGCATTTTCCAACGCCATCAATCCTGTCGGTCTCGCCGTGCTGACCGCGTTGATAGCGGCACAAGGCCAGGCCGCTGTTGCTGGCTTCGGTGCAGCGGGGCGTCTGCAAAGTTTTGCAGTGGTGCCGATGCTCGCCCTGTCGGGTGCGATAGGGGCAATTGTCGGTCAGAACTGGGGCGCGAACAAGCCCGAACGCGCCCGTCAGGCGATGCGCTGGGCGGGCGGCTTTAGTCTGATTTACGGATTGGTGGTGGCAACGATCCTGTTCGCTGCTGGCGAATGGTTCGCCGATTTCTTCACCGAAGATCCCGCCATTATAGAGGAATTCGCGAGCTATCTCAGCATCGCGGCATGGGGCTATGCCGGATATGGCCTGCTGGTGGTTAGCAATGGTGCATTGAACGCGGTTGGCAAAGCCGGGTGGGCGCTGCTGCAAAGCGCAGCCAGAGTATTCTTGATTATGATGCCGGTCGCTTGGCTCCTGCGCCCCTCGTGGGGTTCGCAAGCGATCTATACGGCTGAACTGGCAGCCAATGGTGTCGGCGGGATTTCTGCGGTGGTGATCGTCTGGTGGGTGTTGCGCAGCAAAACCAACTAA
- a CDS encoding response regulator, with the protein MKSCLIVDDSRVIRKVSRHILESLGFAVDEAENGQEGLTRCIAEMPDAVLLDWNMPVMTGIEFITQLRQQPGGDKPKVVFCTTENDIAHIREAISAGADEYVMKPFDHETLQIKMQLVGMA; encoded by the coding sequence ATGAAAAGCTGTCTCATAGTCGACGACTCGCGGGTCATCCGTAAAGTCTCTCGTCACATTCTCGAATCGCTTGGCTTCGCCGTCGATGAAGCTGAAAATGGCCAGGAAGGCCTGACCCGCTGCATCGCAGAAATGCCCGACGCAGTGCTGCTTGACTGGAATATGCCGGTGATGACCGGCATCGAATTTATTACCCAGCTAAGGCAGCAGCCCGGCGGCGATAAGCCGAAAGTCGTATTTTGTACCACCGAAAATGACATCGCGCACATCCGCGAAGCCATCAGTGCCGGTGCCGACGAATATGTGATGAAACCATTCGATCACGAAACACTTCAAATCAAGATGCAACTGGTCGGCATGGCCTAA
- a CDS encoding arsenate reductase family protein: MKATIWHNPKCGTSRNTLAILQEREDVDLTVVEYLKSPPTRDKLEQLYRDAGMTPAEGLRLMGTDAKERGLPEADADTVLDAMATEPILINRPLVETEKGVRLCRPKELVEEIL; the protein is encoded by the coding sequence ATGAAGGCAACGATCTGGCACAACCCCAAGTGCGGTACATCGCGTAACACTTTGGCAATTCTGCAGGAGCGAGAGGATGTCGATCTGACCGTAGTTGAATATCTCAAATCCCCGCCAACCCGTGACAAGCTGGAGCAGCTTTACAGGGATGCGGGAATGACCCCGGCAGAGGGGCTACGCTTGATGGGAACCGACGCCAAAGAGCGCGGCCTGCCAGAGGCGGATGCTGACACAGTGCTGGATGCGATGGCAACCGAACCGATCCTGATCAATCGCCCGCTGGTTGAAACCGAGAAAGGCGTGCGCCTGTGCCGTCCCAAGGAGCTGGTCGAGGAAATCCTCTAA
- a CDS encoding MFS transporter: protein MADIDPSAPQNSANKAPLPLGQKPISRGRMTLLFIVMLTTAAGNTAMQSVMPSIGTELQVDDVWISLAYTWSALLWVIFAPIWARRSDKRGRKSMMALGMMGFILSFGLGGLILVLGLGGMLSVTATLLLFAAARSFYGTFGSAAPPAVQAYVASRTPRAERTKALALVASSFGLGTVIGPAIAPLLIFPVVGLSGPFWAFALAGVVVLITLRLRLPNDDPTFAGRGQVLAAPFSANSPNSFSQTDEDDDAGAPDRAASDPEPTDDIPHLSWLDKRLRPWLIAGVVGGHAQSALLGLSGFFILDQLGLRDDPSVGAGSVGLVLMCGALATLMAQWGLIPTLSLGPRTSTLWGMALALLGTIFIANAYDLHTIALGFAVASLGFGLYRPGFTAGASLAVSRAEQGQVSGIVASLNGSAYIVGPAAGVWLYSHHQAIGFATIAGLCLLVLVLGWKALESDEVLEGRKDSD, encoded by the coding sequence ATGGCCGATATCGACCCATCAGCGCCGCAGAATTCTGCAAACAAAGCACCGCTGCCGCTTGGCCAAAAGCCGATTTCGCGTGGGCGCATGACCTTGCTTTTCATTGTGATGCTCACAACCGCAGCGGGTAACACCGCAATGCAATCGGTCATGCCCTCGATCGGTACGGAGCTTCAGGTCGATGATGTGTGGATCAGTCTGGCCTATACGTGGTCGGCTCTGCTGTGGGTGATATTCGCCCCAATCTGGGCACGCCGGTCTGACAAGCGCGGCCGGAAATCGATGATGGCGCTGGGAATGATGGGCTTCATCTTGTCATTCGGGCTTGGCGGCTTGATCCTTGTGCTCGGCCTTGGCGGGATGCTCAGCGTTACCGCGACGCTGTTGCTGTTTGCCGCCGCGCGTAGTTTCTACGGTACGTTCGGTTCAGCGGCGCCACCAGCCGTGCAAGCCTATGTCGCCAGCCGCACTCCGCGCGCGGAGCGGACCAAGGCGCTGGCACTGGTCGCATCAAGCTTTGGTCTTGGTACAGTTATCGGCCCGGCCATCGCACCATTGCTGATCTTTCCGGTTGTGGGACTTTCGGGGCCGTTCTGGGCGTTTGCTCTAGCCGGAGTGGTCGTGTTGATTACCTTGAGGCTGCGCCTGCCGAACGATGATCCAACCTTTGCCGGCCGCGGCCAGGTGCTGGCCGCACCGTTCAGCGCAAACTCACCCAATTCCTTCTCTCAAACCGATGAGGATGACGATGCCGGCGCGCCCGACCGTGCAGCATCCGATCCCGAGCCAACCGACGATATCCCGCACCTGTCATGGCTGGACAAGCGCTTGCGCCCATGGCTGATCGCGGGCGTTGTCGGCGGTCATGCACAATCGGCGCTGCTTGGCCTATCGGGCTTTTTCATTCTCGACCAGCTGGGCCTGCGTGATGATCCTTCGGTCGGAGCGGGGTCTGTCGGGTTGGTCCTGATGTGCGGAGCGCTGGCGACGTTGATGGCACAATGGGGGTTGATACCCACGCTAAGCCTCGGGCCTCGCACCTCCACCCTTTGGGGCATGGCGCTGGCGCTTCTGGGCACGATTTTTATCGCTAATGCCTATGATTTGCACACGATTGCGCTGGGCTTCGCTGTCGCATCGCTCGGGTTCGGCCTCTATCGTCCCGGCTTTACTGCCGGGGCAAGCCTCGCTGTATCGCGCGCTGAACAGGGGCAGGTCAGCGGCATCGTCGCCTCGCTCAATGGATCTGCATACATCGTCGGGCCAGCAGCAGGGGTATGGCTCTATAGCCATCACCAAGCCATCGGCTTTGCCACCATAGCCGGACTTTGCCTGCTTGTGCTCGTACTTGGCTGGAAAGCGCTGGAAAGCGATGAAGTGCTCGAAGGGCGCAAAGATTCCGACTGA